A section of the Variovorax sp. PBS-H4 genome encodes:
- a CDS encoding Ig-like domain-containing protein produces MAAADSNCPQYGPIPEPQQARQSLWKNLKELAHGIILGAESFEDPAKAHEFAGWGLDIINGSHSDESSQSELEQQRIELNENRETLQYICQTMEKTEQEVREVIDNQHWQLYQQQLDKVRDVKVNVQTVTDQLHDQMAATIGTPLDPAQVRTWRTTAVTNLNALQEYIYGTSEGSYLLPLYRQVVEDFLRNKGLPLPSETGVYTTEFLHPIYDQVAYYMALMTANMRVLAEVYHVVLPGENAADNGATANSYITRSQNLMQEWVQYAAPTQRDIPDGTAVDTRTSPFTMWTSSPVGLNGQSPTTVCRTATAFCFENLYTSDHRIMNSRLVRPVTAPIPPVGDLPDWQIPTAAQFNSLVNGATGGVDARLRGLGLPGLASRQVTSHLAGLDRPVSVVGPFLVEGEDPTSSSVVHWASQDPDSAAQAFSTTSMPPGQNSLAGYLVLVRDFAVDQLIGGAPEEAANAAEPETIGAAAFVPANVPSASLGQPVYFTDATMCSDGTTYTVPADATAVKVVTVGAVGGAGRLNKQQSAAGGFGGEVTTIVPTQPGAVLHVQVGSAGADTTGGVGGGGRGGDTVQTVGGDVGNHSGGGGGASGVSTDPTCSLWLAVGAGGGGGGSGYSHQPLVNAAVPGGRGGDACPDLKSCGKPGDGQPLPNQTNSHPGGAGTPPPQNDPRSNNTGGSLPGQAGATMAGGRGSDGLRNVAGYSGGGAGGGGGAGFYGGGSGGGGGWIGSGGGGAGGANFAIDAYGLNAVQTNVASEGQLSLVVITPLRNTGIQAPMTLTASQTTLGLGEDLTLTVQMPADVTGQIGFYDSSLPGPDKGIGLADLRDGKAVLSLAEFSRPFGMGVHTLSASFGGDAIYSANDTPAVTVTVERRSPKITLTASKNVLAINDAITLTASLDPTQTTGTVDFIDTDAPSNNLIGSATVVNGVATLHQDATTMKPGNHHLVAQYNGDDLYAAATSPKILINVGTGAVQPPTSPSPTPLSPTITTTSPTSPVASPGTPTISTTHINSTPTTGKPLASATRPTALAHTGAGPTTTMLITGLMMLLIGGLLTLTRRRRQRG; encoded by the coding sequence TTGGCCGCAGCCGACAGCAACTGTCCGCAGTACGGCCCCATTCCCGAACCGCAGCAGGCCCGTCAATCGCTGTGGAAGAATCTGAAAGAGCTCGCCCACGGGATCATCTTGGGAGCCGAGTCCTTCGAAGATCCGGCGAAAGCCCACGAATTTGCCGGCTGGGGACTTGACATCATCAATGGCTCGCACTCGGACGAGTCCTCGCAGAGCGAGCTGGAGCAGCAGCGGATCGAGCTGAACGAGAACCGGGAAACCCTGCAGTACATCTGCCAGACCATGGAAAAGACCGAACAAGAAGTTCGGGAAGTCATCGACAATCAGCACTGGCAGCTCTACCAGCAGCAGCTCGACAAGGTCAGAGATGTCAAGGTGAACGTCCAAACCGTGACCGATCAACTTCACGACCAGATGGCTGCAACGATCGGAACACCCTTGGACCCGGCTCAGGTTCGGACCTGGCGAACCACTGCGGTGACGAACTTGAACGCCCTGCAGGAGTACATCTACGGAACATCCGAAGGGAGCTATCTGCTGCCGCTGTATCGCCAGGTCGTAGAAGATTTCCTGCGCAACAAAGGCCTGCCGCTGCCCTCGGAAACCGGCGTCTACACGACAGAATTCCTGCATCCCATCTACGACCAGGTGGCCTACTACATGGCGCTGATGACGGCGAACATGCGGGTCCTGGCCGAGGTGTACCACGTGGTCCTGCCCGGCGAGAATGCGGCTGACAACGGTGCTACAGCCAACTCCTACATCACCAGATCGCAGAACTTGATGCAGGAGTGGGTGCAGTACGCCGCGCCCACTCAACGAGACATCCCCGACGGGACAGCCGTGGACACGCGGACGAGTCCGTTCACAATGTGGACTTCTTCGCCGGTGGGTTTGAACGGCCAATCGCCCACGACCGTCTGTCGCACTGCGACTGCGTTCTGTTTCGAGAACCTCTACACCTCCGACCACCGCATCATGAACTCACGCCTGGTCCGACCTGTCACGGCCCCCATCCCCCCGGTCGGTGACCTGCCCGACTGGCAGATCCCCACCGCTGCTCAGTTCAACTCCCTTGTCAACGGTGCCACTGGAGGTGTCGACGCCCGCCTGAGAGGTCTTGGGCTCCCCGGATTGGCCTCGAGACAGGTCACCTCGCACCTCGCAGGGCTCGATCGTCCGGTGTCGGTGGTGGGGCCGTTCCTGGTCGAAGGCGAGGACCCGACCAGTTCCAGCGTTGTGCACTGGGCCAGCCAGGACCCCGACTCTGCCGCTCAAGCCTTCTCCACCACCTCCATGCCACCGGGACAGAACAGTCTCGCGGGGTATCTGGTCCTGGTCCGCGACTTCGCGGTCGATCAGCTCATTGGCGGTGCACCCGAGGAAGCCGCGAACGCAGCGGAGCCTGAAACGATCGGCGCAGCAGCCTTCGTCCCGGCGAACGTGCCCTCCGCCAGCCTCGGTCAACCCGTCTACTTCACCGACGCCACGATGTGCTCCGACGGCACCACCTACACCGTGCCCGCGGATGCAACGGCGGTGAAGGTGGTCACGGTCGGAGCTGTGGGCGGAGCCGGCCGACTGAACAAGCAACAGTCGGCGGCGGGCGGGTTCGGCGGCGAGGTCACCACCATCGTGCCCACGCAACCCGGCGCTGTACTTCACGTCCAGGTCGGAAGTGCCGGTGCTGACACCACCGGCGGGGTCGGCGGCGGCGGCCGCGGAGGCGACACGGTCCAGACCGTTGGCGGTGATGTCGGCAACCACTCAGGAGGCGGCGGTGGCGCCTCCGGCGTCAGCACCGACCCAACCTGTTCGCTGTGGCTCGCAGTAGGCGCCGGCGGAGGCGGCGGCGGATCAGGCTATTCACATCAGCCTCTGGTGAACGCTGCTGTGCCCGGAGGACGCGGCGGCGATGCGTGCCCCGATCTGAAGAGCTGCGGCAAACCCGGCGATGGACAGCCCCTGCCAAACCAGACCAACTCGCATCCCGGGGGCGCAGGAACGCCTCCACCACAAAACGACCCCCGCAGCAACAACACCGGCGGAAGCCTGCCCGGACAGGCAGGGGCCACGATGGCCGGTGGTCGGGGCAGCGACGGACTCCGTAATGTCGCCGGCTACAGCGGCGGCGGCGCCGGCGGCGGCGGCGGAGCCGGCTTCTACGGCGGTGGGAGCGGCGGCGGAGGCGGCTGGATAGGTTCGGGCGGCGGCGGAGCCGGTGGCGCCAACTTCGCCATCGACGCCTACGGCCTCAACGCCGTGCAGACCAATGTCGCATCCGAAGGACAACTGAGCTTGGTAGTCATCACGCCGCTGCGCAACACGGGCATCCAAGCACCGATGACGCTGACAGCCTCGCAGACCACACTGGGCCTGGGGGAGGACCTGACCCTCACCGTCCAAATGCCCGCCGATGTCACCGGGCAAATCGGCTTCTACGACTCCTCCCTGCCCGGACCGGACAAAGGAATAGGACTTGCCGATCTACGCGACGGAAAAGCAGTCCTGAGCCTGGCAGAATTCAGCCGCCCCTTCGGCATGGGCGTCCACACGCTGAGCGCCTCCTTCGGCGGCGACGCAATCTACAGCGCCAACGACACCCCAGCCGTCACCGTGACAGTCGAACGCCGCAGCCCCAAAATCACGCTGACCGCCTCCAAGAACGTCCTGGCCATCAACGATGCCATCACCCTCACCGCCTCCCTAGACCCGACCCAGACAACCGGCACCGTCGATTTCATCGACACAGATGCCCCCAGCAACAATCTCATCGGGTCAGCCACCGTGGTCAACGGTGTCGCCACCCTGCATCAAGACGCCACCACGATGAAGCCCGGCAACCATCACCTCGTCGCCCAGTACAACGGCGACGACCTCTACGCAGCAGCCACCTCCCCGAAAATCCTCATCAACGTCGGGACCGGAGCCGTTCAACCCCCGACATCCCCATCCCCAACACCCCTCTCACCGACCATCACGACCACATCACCGACCTCCCCGGTAGCCAGCCCCGGGACTCCGACAATCTCGACGACACACATCAACTCCACGCCAACCACAGGAAAGCCGCTAGCTTCCGCCACCCGGCCAACAGCCCTCGCACACACTGGAGCGGGCCCGACCACCACGATGTTGATCACCGGCCTGATGATGCTCCTGATTGGGGGGCTCCTGACGCTCACTCGCCGCCGGCGGCAACGAGGCTAG